The genomic region AGTGGCAACGCCGCAAGGGTTAAGGTTTTCCACCCACACTCTGCCATTGTAGCCGCCACTCCTCCACTCTCCGGCCACCAGAAAAATAGGGGCGTTGCCTCTCGCCATCTCAGTCCTCATCGCGTCTTCGCTATCGCCTGAGAAGGTAGCATCTTtgctattttttacttttttctgATTTGGTTCGTGAATTTGTTCCTTCACTATTTCACTCCTTGGGTTTTTCTCATGCAGCCTGAAACACCAAGCTTCATATAATTGTTTTTTGGTTAATAAATTGATTTACTAATGCATTTGTTAATAATTCGAACTTCTATTCAAATTTGACTTGCTACAAGCTCATCAATTTCAACCTAGTAACtttgttgatttagtgttgtGAATTGAGATAGTACTTTGTTGATGTATTGGAATGTTGCTGTTCGCTCTCTCAATCTATGAACTTACAAACTCTAGGTTTTTTAAATGCTAGAAAATTTGTTAATTCCGTACTGACTTTTGGATTTTAATTTCATCTCCTGGTGAAAACATGTTCTTGACAACcttgctttcttctttttcagtcCTGTTTATTCTCACAACTCACACGGGTAGCAGCAGCTATAGCCTTCGAACCACACCACCGGTTCTCTATCATCTCTTGTGAATTCAAAATCCATTGTAATGAAGAAACACGGCAAAAGTAGAGTGCCACAGCCTCTTGCCGAGACTGAATCTGACGAGAGTGAGAGGGACGAATCTTCATATTCTTCTGGTTCCTCAGAAGATGTGGGTAGCTTCTAAATCTATACATTTGTTCTTTTGTAATGTTTTGGGGAAGATGTGATTATAAAGGTGATAGTAAGTGTCATTGATTTTGATTATTataggaagaagaggaggagataAAGAAGGAGCTGGCTGATGTAACGTTCGAGGAGTTGCAGAGAGCACGCTCAAATGGGACACTTTCATTTTTCCAGAAacacaaagaagagaaaaagcaaaaaagggcTAACAAGAATAGGTACTATAATATTATTTGCAATTGTCGGTGTACTTGTTGGAGCTTCGGGGAAAGAAAACAGTGACTTTATAATGTAGCTTTAGCTTCATTAATCCCCCAAGNNNNNNNNNNNNNNNNNNNNNNNNNNNNNNNNNNNNNNNNNNNNNNNNNNNNNNNNNNNNNNNNNNNNNNNNNNNNAATTATATCAATCAACTAGCACCCTTACCCGCACACGTTATTGAACTGGGttatttttctcatcttccatatTGCTGTAAGATGAAAAACTTAACAATTTTGTTTCTGAGCATAGCTGACGAAGTGTTGGCTGTACTGATTCTTTTCAAGGCAAAGCAGTTTCAAAGATGCTTTTAACATATTATTAACTGAAGGGGGTAATTTGACTAATATTATTATTTCAAGGACTTTATTTTCATTTATCTTGATAAATTTGCCCGTTCTGCTTCTTCTATAACACACAAGCCTTGATGTAGCAATCTGGTTAAACATAGGAATGACTGACTCTGTGCTTGTCTAGGCCAATGGAAGCTAGTAGCAAGAAGCCGGTTTCTATGTTTAGAGAGGTCATCCAAGCTCCTAAGAAGGTGTGAGTTTACTTATTTATTAAGTTTTCAGATTTACTTATAATTTGCTGTTGGTAAGCCACAATGAAATTTAAAGATCTTTCAGAATCTGGATATTTTTTGCCGAATTACCTATAATGTCAACGTTGTTCAGGTTGTACGTGATCCACGATTTGAATCTCTCTGTGGAAAGCTTGATTCTGAGGGGTATGTTCATTTCTAGACATGATGACATGCATGCTCTTTCTCTACGGCTTTATATGTGTCCAGTAAAATTGTATTAACATATTACATACGCAATCTTTTTAGCAATCACCATTTTGGCGTTTAGCATTCAAGAACTTGAAGTGCTATTCCTTGTGTTTGAACTGCAATATTGTGATCACTCATATGATGGAGTCACAATAAGAACTGAGAATAGTTAAAGCAGTGGATATAATAATGCAATTTTCACATTGAAGTCTTGCTTTATGCTTTACATGAGAAAATTTTGTTCCTCCCACTCAAGTTTTATAATGTTTTCGTTTCTTTACTAAATGTGCAAAGTTCTGGTTTACTTCAACGGGAGCGTTGTGGCACTAGTAATATATATGTACTTCTACTTGCAGGTTTAGGAAGAGATATAATTTTTTATACGAGAATGATCTTCCTTCTGAAAGACAGGTAGTCTTCCTGATTCTGGTTGTATTGTCTTTTGACTTATTCTATGACTTTTCTCTTATGACATTACCTGGGCATGACAGGCTTTAAAGAAGGAATTGAAAAAATGCAAAAATCCCGAGAAAATCCATGAAATAGAAGAACGTATGTCCTGGATTGTAAGTACTCATTCTAGGAGTTTGTCTTTTGCCTTTTGAAGCATGACATGTAGATTTACTTGATCTCTCATGTACGTCTGTTTTCAGGATAAACAGTTGAGGTCTGGCAATTCAGCCAAGCGTATTGATGCAGAGATTTTGGCTAAACACAAGAAAAAGGAGCGAGAAGCAGCAAAGCAGGGAAAACGTCC from Arachis ipaensis cultivar K30076 chromosome B02, Araip1.1, whole genome shotgun sequence harbors:
- the LOC107625999 gene encoding ribosomal RNA processing protein 36 homolog, with product MKKHGKSRVPQPLAETESDESERDESSYSSGSSEDEEEEEIKKELADVTFEELQRARSNGTLSFFQKHKEEKKQKRANKNRPMEASSKKPVSMFREVIQAPKKVVRDPRFESLCGKLDSEGFRKRYNFLYENDLPSERQALKKELKKCKNPEKIHEIEERMSWIDKQLRSGNSAKRIDAEILAKHKKKEREAAKQGKRPFYLKKSEIRKQRLVEKYEDLKSSGKLEAFVEKRRRRNAAKDQRYMPYRRSGDNAE